In Embleya scabrispora, the DNA window AGTCCGCGTCGACCGCCCGCAGCGCCGCCAACACCGCGTCGTCGTCGGCGTCCTCGCGTGCCAGCAGCAGGTTGTCCCGCAACGTGCCCCGGAACACGTGGTGTTCCTGGGTCACCAGCGCGACCCGGCCGCGCAGTTCGTCGAGCGGCAGGCCGACCAGCGGCACCCCGCCGACCTCCACCTTCCCTGACGTCGGCCCGTTGACCCCGGCCAACAGCCGCCCCAGCGTGGACTTCCCGGCCCCGCTCGGCCCCACCATCGCGATCCGCTCGCCCGGTCGCACCGTCAGGTCGATCCCGTGCAGCACCTCGCGCCCCGAGTCGTACGCGAACCGCACATCGCGCACGGTCAGGGTCTCGTCCACCGGCTTGGCGTCGGTGGGTACGCGGTCGGACGGCACGTCGGCCACACCCAGCAGTCGGGCCAGCGAGGCCGCCGAGATCTGTACCTCGTCCAGCCAGTTGAGCAGTTCGTCCATCGGCCCGATGATCAACTGCACGTACAACACCGCGGTCGCCACCTCGCCGAGCGTGGCCCAGCCGTGCAGATACGCCCAGCCGCCGAAGGCGGTGGTCGCCACCACCGGCAACATGTAGCCGAAGTCGACCGTCGGGTACCAGATGGTGCGCAGCCACAACGTGTACCGCTCGGCCGCGTACGCCTTGCCGACGTCGTCCTCACCGCGCCGCCGCCGCCGATCGGCCAGCCGCAGCGCCTCGACCGTACGCGCGCCCTCCACCGTCTCCGCGAGCGAGTCGGTCACCTGCGCCCAGGCGGCGTTCTCGCGCAGATAGCCCGCCGGCGCCCGACGCAGGTACCACCAGGTGACCGGGATCAGCAGCGGCACGGTGATCAGCAGCGGCAGCGCCAGCAGCGGATTGAGCACCAGCAGCCCGGTGAAGGTCAGCACGATCGTCACGGCCGCGACCAGCACCGAGGGCACCGCACGACGGGCCGAGCGGGACATCGCCGCCACGTCGCGATTCGCCCGGCCGAGCAGGTCGCCGGAGCCGGCCCGCTCGACGGTGGACAGCGGCAGGTCCAGGATGCGCTCC includes these proteins:
- a CDS encoding ABC transporter ATP-binding protein — its product is MSTRRLLPVAPAAEVGRHAVRLLRERRRDLILTVLFYALAAVAGLVAPRLLGVLIEKVRDDAPTRTIDLLGLGIAGALLLQALIVRQAAVAAARLGEGLLAQVREEFVERILDLPLSTVERAGSGDLLGRANRDVAAMSRSARRAVPSVLVAAVTIVLTFTGLLVLNPLLALPLLITVPLLIPVTWWYLRRAPAGYLRENAAWAQVTDSLAETVEGARTVEALRLADRRRRRGEDDVGKAYAAERYTLWLRTIWYPTVDFGYMLPVVATTAFGGWAYLHGWATLGEVATAVLYVQLIIGPMDELLNWLDEVQISAASLARLLGVADVPSDRVPTDAKPVDETLTVRDVRFAYDSGREVLHGIDLTVRPGERIAMVGPSGAGKSTLGRLLAGVNGPTSGKVEVGGVPLVGLPLDELRGRVALVTQEHHVFRGTLRDNLLLAREDADDDAVLAALRAVDADWVAALPDGMNTEVGPKGHELSAPQAQQLALARLVLADPHTLVLDEATSLIDPRAARHLERSLGAVIEGRTVIAIAHRLYTAHDADRVAVVEDGRITELGSHRELIAADGAYAALWRSWHG